A genomic segment from Fodinicola acaciae encodes:
- a CDS encoding nucleotidyltransferase family protein codes for MPLDALEKTLSRNEILMEVLARSEQLALPGWYLAAGCVVQTIWNVVTGRPPTDGIRDYDLVYFDATDLSWEAEDAVIQRVRDWVPAEVEPRNEARVHLWYESKFGVPCPPYGCTEDAIDSFPSTTCSVGVRVEAGRWRVYAPYGLADAFNLVVRPNPRLAPQPVYQAKTARWKQRWPELTILPWPG; via the coding sequence GTGCCGCTCGACGCGCTTGAGAAGACGTTGTCCCGCAACGAGATCCTCATGGAGGTGCTGGCGCGCAGCGAGCAGCTGGCGCTGCCCGGCTGGTATCTGGCCGCCGGCTGCGTCGTGCAGACCATCTGGAACGTGGTCACCGGCCGTCCGCCGACCGACGGAATCCGCGACTACGACCTCGTCTACTTCGACGCGACCGACCTGTCGTGGGAGGCGGAGGACGCGGTGATCCAGCGCGTACGCGACTGGGTCCCGGCGGAGGTGGAGCCGCGCAACGAGGCCCGGGTGCACCTCTGGTACGAGAGCAAGTTCGGCGTGCCGTGTCCGCCGTACGGCTGCACCGAGGACGCCATCGACTCCTTTCCATCGACGACGTGCAGTGTCGGCGTACGCGTCGAGGCCGGCCGCTGGCGGGTCTACGCGCCGTACGGCCTCGCCGATGCGTTCAACCTGGTCGTACGCCCCAACCCGAGGCTCGCGCCGCAGCCGGTCTACCAGGCCAAGACGGCCCGCTGGAAACAGCGCTGGCCGGAGCTCACCATCCTGCCCTGGCCCGGCTGA
- a CDS encoding response regulator transcription factor: MIERLPVLLHARDPISYAGIKGQLAPRPEVRIVSNDEWSSAKVALVVTDRIDEAAIRALRGLRCRGINRLVIVATQIDESELVAVVEIGVAGLVRRADATAEHLVTVLRSAAAGDGAVPPDLLGRLLNQVGQLQRQVLGPRGLTFSGLAEREVQVLRLVADGFDTEEIAQKLSYSQRTVKNVLHDVTSRLHLRNRSHAVAYALKHGLI, translated from the coding sequence ATGATCGAACGGCTTCCGGTCCTGTTGCACGCGCGCGATCCGATCTCGTACGCGGGGATCAAGGGACAGCTCGCGCCCAGGCCCGAGGTCCGCATCGTCAGCAACGACGAGTGGAGCTCGGCGAAGGTGGCTCTGGTGGTCACCGACCGGATCGACGAGGCGGCGATCCGCGCGCTGCGCGGCCTGCGCTGCCGCGGCATCAACCGGCTGGTCATCGTCGCCACCCAGATCGACGAGTCCGAGCTGGTCGCGGTCGTCGAGATCGGGGTCGCCGGTCTGGTACGCCGCGCCGACGCGACCGCCGAGCACCTGGTGACGGTGCTCAGGTCGGCCGCCGCCGGCGACGGCGCGGTCCCGCCGGACCTGCTGGGTCGGTTGCTCAACCAGGTCGGACAGCTGCAGAGGCAGGTGCTCGGCCCGCGGGGGCTGACCTTCTCCGGCCTGGCCGAGCGGGAGGTGCAGGTGCTCCGGCTGGTCGCCGACGGTTTCGACACCGAGGAGATCGCGCAGAAGCTGTCGTACTCGCAGCGGACGGTGAAGAACGTCCTGCACGACGTGACCAGCCGGCTGCACCTGCGTAACCGCTCGCACGCGGTCGCGTACGCACTCAAGCACGGACTCATCTGA